A stretch of the Massilia varians genome encodes the following:
- the glk gene encoding glucokinase: MTVEPDTELKPSRAAFADGPRLLADIGATHARFGLETAPGVLRQVSVLLCDDYSGIVPLLHAYLAQTGGVRINHAAFALANPISGDYIRMTNRDWEFSTDEVRRTLGLSTLLIVNDFTALAMALPGFEPKDLLQVGGGAPQSHAVAGVLGPGTGLGVSGVIPTIDGFVTLGSEGGHVNFAPADEREFAILQHAWQEWPHVSNERLISGPGIELMYRALAKRNGVDAPARSTADIVSGALEDKDALCLEVLETFAGMLGGAAANLAVTLGAFGGIFIGGGIVPRIAEWFATSPFRARFEAKGRFTDYIAQIPTYVIMTPNPALHGVSAILSEHLRGRSGANTLMDRVQQLRHELSPAEQRVAVLVLEHPRKVLSEPIAEIARLADVSQPTVIRFCRSLGFQGLAEFKLKFAGSLTGTIPVRHSQVRMSDSTHDLSAKVIDNTVSAILKFRDQLDVHAIDRAIELLRRARRVEFYAMGNARAVALDGQHKFFRFRIPAALYGDSHLFTLAAGLLGPGDVVIAISTGGQLPELLEAVDTARAAGADVIAITSSKSLLAKKSSVCLAVDHSEDSTTFLSMISRILQLLLIDIMSVGISLGNQNGHGDTGEGDAQRTALISHLDM; the protein is encoded by the coding sequence ATGACCGTCGAACCCGATACCGAACTGAAACCCTCCCGCGCCGCTTTCGCCGACGGCCCACGCCTGCTCGCCGACATCGGCGCCACCCATGCGCGCTTCGGGCTCGAAACCGCGCCCGGCGTGCTGCGCCAGGTGTCGGTGCTGCTCTGCGACGACTACAGCGGCATCGTGCCGCTGCTGCACGCCTACCTGGCCCAGACCGGCGGGGTGCGGATCAACCACGCGGCCTTCGCCCTGGCCAACCCGATCAGCGGCGACTACATCCGCATGACCAACCGCGACTGGGAGTTCTCGACCGACGAGGTGCGCCGCACCCTCGGCCTGTCGACGCTCCTGATCGTGAACGACTTCACCGCGCTGGCGATGGCCCTGCCGGGCTTCGAGCCGAAAGACCTGCTGCAGGTCGGCGGCGGCGCCCCGCAAAGCCACGCGGTGGCCGGCGTGCTGGGGCCGGGCACCGGCCTGGGCGTGTCGGGCGTGATCCCGACCATCGACGGTTTCGTCACCCTGGGCAGCGAGGGCGGCCACGTCAACTTCGCCCCGGCCGACGAACGCGAGTTCGCGATCCTGCAGCACGCCTGGCAGGAATGGCCGCACGTGTCGAACGAGCGCCTGATCTCCGGTCCCGGCATCGAACTGATGTACCGCGCGCTGGCCAAACGAAACGGGGTCGATGCGCCGGCGCGCAGCACCGCCGACATCGTCAGCGGCGCGCTCGAGGACAAGGACGCCTTGTGCCTGGAAGTGCTGGAAACCTTTGCCGGGATGCTGGGCGGCGCGGCCGCCAACCTGGCGGTGACGCTGGGCGCTTTTGGGGGCATCTTCATCGGCGGCGGCATCGTGCCGCGCATCGCCGAGTGGTTCGCCACCTCGCCGTTCCGCGCCCGCTTCGAGGCCAAGGGCCGCTTCACCGACTACATCGCCCAGATCCCGACCTATGTGATCATGACGCCCAACCCGGCCCTGCACGGGGTGTCGGCGATCCTGTCCGAGCACCTGCGCGGGCGCAGCGGCGCCAATACCCTGATGGACCGGGTGCAGCAGCTGCGCCACGAACTGTCGCCGGCCGAGCAGCGCGTCGCCGTCCTGGTGCTGGAACATCCGCGCAAGGTGCTGTCCGAGCCGATCGCCGAGATCGCGCGCCTGGCGGATGTGAGCCAGCCGACCGTGATCCGCTTCTGCCGCTCGCTCGGCTTCCAGGGCCTGGCCGAATTCAAGCTCAAGTTTGCCGGCAGCCTGACCGGCACCATCCCGGTGCGCCACAGCCAGGTGCGCATGAGCGACAGCACCCACGACCTGTCGGCCAAGGTGATCGACAACACGGTGTCGGCGATCCTGAAGTTCCGCGACCAGCTCGACGTGCACGCGATCGACCGCGCCATCGAGCTCCTGAGGCGCGCGCGCCGCGTCGAGTTCTACGCGATGGGCAATGCGCGCGCGGTGGCGCTGGACGGCCAGCACAAGTTCTTCCGTTTCCGCATTCCGGCCGCGCTGTACGGCGACTCGCACCTGTTCACGCTGGCCGCCGGCCTGCTGGGACCGGGCGACGTGGTGATCGCGATCTCCACCGGCGGCCAGTTGCCCGAGCTGCTCGAGGCGGTGGACACGGCGCGCGCGGCGGGGGCGGACGTCATCGCCATCACCAGCAGCAAGTCGCTGCTGGCGAAGAAATCGAGCGTGTGCCTGGCGGTGGACCACAGCGAGGACAGCACGACCTTCCTGTCGATGATTTCGCGCATCCTGCAGCTGCTCCTGATCGACATCATGTCGGTCGGGATCTCGCTCGGCAACCAGAACGGCCATGGCGACACGGGCGAGGGCGACGCGCAGCGTACGGCGCTGATCTCGCACCTGGACATGTAG
- a CDS encoding alpha/beta fold hydrolase — protein MPVLTRFSGALLCAAFTLAPALAVQPAAEPAYGPELEGFAYPYPVQRYHFTSQGVKLQMAYMDVQPAKPNGRTVVLMHGKNFCGATWESTIKALSGAGYRVVAPDQVGFCKSTKPAHYQYSFQQLAQNTHALLASIGVKNAIVMGHSTGGMLAVRYGLMYPEQAEQLVLVNPIGLEDWKAVGVPSLGVDKWYERELQTTAERIRNYEKSTYYVNTWKPEYEPWVQMLAGMYRGPGKQIVAWNSALLYDMIYTQPVVYEFPRLSMPVLLLIGLKDTTAIGKDAAPAEIRPKLGNYPELAQQTAKRIPKATLVSFPDMGHAPQMQDPARFHRELLKGLVR, from the coding sequence ATGCCTGTACTGACACGCTTCTCCGGCGCGCTGCTGTGCGCCGCCTTCACCCTCGCTCCCGCCCTTGCCGTCCAGCCCGCCGCCGAACCGGCGTATGGTCCCGAACTGGAGGGCTTCGCGTATCCCTATCCGGTCCAGCGTTATCACTTCACTTCGCAGGGCGTGAAGCTGCAGATGGCCTATATGGACGTCCAGCCGGCCAAGCCGAACGGCCGCACGGTGGTGCTCATGCACGGCAAGAACTTCTGCGGCGCCACCTGGGAAAGCACCATCAAGGCATTGAGCGGGGCCGGCTACCGCGTGGTGGCGCCCGATCAGGTGGGCTTCTGCAAGTCCACCAAGCCGGCCCACTACCAGTACAGCTTCCAGCAGCTGGCGCAGAACACGCATGCGCTGCTCGCGTCGATCGGCGTGAAGAACGCCATCGTCATGGGCCACTCCACCGGCGGCATGCTGGCGGTGCGCTACGGCCTGATGTACCCCGAGCAGGCCGAGCAGCTGGTGCTGGTCAACCCGATCGGCCTGGAAGACTGGAAGGCCGTGGGCGTGCCCTCGCTGGGCGTGGACAAGTGGTACGAGCGCGAGCTGCAGACCACGGCCGAGCGCATCCGCAACTACGAGAAATCGACCTACTACGTGAATACCTGGAAGCCGGAATACGAGCCCTGGGTGCAGATGCTGGCCGGGATGTACCGCGGACCGGGCAAGCAGATCGTCGCCTGGAACTCGGCGCTGCTGTACGACATGATCTACACCCAGCCGGTGGTGTACGAGTTCCCGCGCTTGAGCATGCCGGTGCTGCTGCTGATCGGCCTGAAGGACACGACCGCGATCGGCAAGGACGCGGCGCCGGCGGAGATCCGTCCGAAGCTCGGCAATTATCCGGAACTGGCGCAGCAGACCGCGAAGCGCATCCCGAAGGCGACCCTGGTCAGCTTCCCGGACATGGGGCATGCGCCGCAGATGCAGGATCCGGCGCGCTTCCACCGTGAGCTGCTGAAAGGCCTGGTCAGGTAG
- a CDS encoding alpha-amylase family glycosyl hydrolase translates to MKLPVLAASVLLAFGAVPQAAAQTRNAPDLSQPAGKPFVWDNATVYFLLTDRFNNGDKTNDLAYGRKADAAKLRGFMGGDLAGITAKIKDGYFKELGVNAIWLTPPVEQIHGSTDEGTGKSYGFHGYWAKDFTAVDANLGTEKDFRTFVETAHANGIRVILDVVMNHTGPVTAQDPVWPKDWVRTGPKCTYKDAPTTVDCTLVENLPDFLTNSNANVALPPHLVAKWKKEGRYEREVKELDDFFKRTGYPRAPRYYLVKWHADWVRKYGVDGFRADTVKHTEPGVWKELKQEASLAYEEWKRANPSKRLGNLPFFMTSEVYNYSIHHGRSFDMGGGVKVDWLANGFDNMINFSMKSDAAKGYEQLFSDYSKALHGPMKGYGVLNYLSSHDDGSPFDPARQRPIESANKLLLAPGAAQIYYGDETARLLNIEGAEGDAKLRSFMNWDELASNAERGMHRVGEVREHWARLGRFRAAHPAVGAGVHQMLASSPYTFKRTWQKDGVSDRVVVALDLPKDKALPISVAGVFTDGQTVRDWYSGTTAVIKDGKVQFPVAAPVALIAQD, encoded by the coding sequence ATGAAACTTCCCGTCCTTGCCGCCTCCGTGCTGCTCGCCTTCGGCGCCGTGCCCCAAGCCGCCGCGCAGACCCGCAATGCGCCCGACCTCAGCCAGCCGGCCGGCAAGCCTTTCGTCTGGGACAACGCCACCGTCTACTTCCTGCTGACGGACCGCTTCAACAACGGCGACAAGACCAACGACCTGGCCTACGGCCGCAAGGCCGACGCCGCCAAGCTGCGCGGTTTCATGGGCGGCGACCTGGCCGGCATCACGGCCAAGATCAAGGACGGCTACTTCAAGGAACTGGGCGTGAACGCGATCTGGCTCACGCCGCCGGTCGAGCAGATCCACGGGTCGACCGACGAAGGCACCGGCAAGTCCTACGGCTTCCACGGCTACTGGGCCAAGGACTTCACGGCCGTGGATGCCAACCTGGGCACCGAGAAGGATTTCCGCACTTTTGTCGAGACCGCGCACGCCAACGGCATCCGCGTGATCCTGGACGTGGTGATGAACCATACCGGCCCGGTCACCGCGCAGGATCCGGTCTGGCCCAAGGACTGGGTGCGCACCGGACCGAAGTGCACCTACAAGGACGCGCCGACCACGGTCGACTGCACCCTGGTGGAGAACCTGCCGGACTTCCTCACCAACAGCAATGCGAATGTGGCCTTGCCGCCGCACCTGGTGGCGAAATGGAAGAAGGAAGGGCGCTACGAGCGCGAGGTGAAGGAGCTGGACGACTTCTTCAAGCGCACCGGCTACCCGCGCGCGCCGCGCTACTACCTCGTCAAGTGGCACGCCGACTGGGTGCGCAAGTACGGCGTGGACGGCTTCCGCGCCGACACCGTCAAGCACACCGAGCCCGGCGTGTGGAAGGAACTCAAGCAGGAAGCCAGCCTGGCCTATGAAGAATGGAAGCGCGCCAACCCGTCCAAGCGCCTCGGCAACCTGCCGTTCTTCATGACCTCGGAGGTCTACAATTATTCGATCCACCACGGCCGCAGCTTCGACATGGGCGGCGGCGTCAAGGTCGACTGGCTCGCCAACGGCTTCGACAACATGATCAACTTCAGCATGAAGTCCGATGCGGCCAAGGGCTACGAACAGCTGTTCTCGGATTACTCGAAGGCGCTGCATGGCCCGATGAAGGGCTATGGCGTGCTCAACTACCTCAGCTCGCACGACGACGGCAGCCCCTTCGACCCGGCGCGCCAGCGTCCGATCGAGTCGGCCAACAAGCTGCTGCTGGCGCCGGGTGCGGCCCAGATCTACTACGGCGACGAAACGGCGCGCCTGCTCAATATCGAAGGCGCCGAAGGCGACGCCAAGCTGCGCTCCTTCATGAACTGGGACGAGCTGGCATCGAATGCCGAGCGCGGCATGCACCGCGTGGGCGAGGTGCGCGAGCACTGGGCCAGGCTGGGCCGCTTCCGCGCCGCCCACCCGGCCGTCGGCGCCGGCGTGCACCAGATGCTGGCCTCCAGCCCCTATACCTTCAAGCGCACCTGGCAGAAAGACGGCGTATCGGACCGCGTGGTGGTCGCGCTCGACCTGCCGAAGGACAAGGCGCTGCCGATTTCGGTCGCCGGCGTGTTCACCGACGGCCAGACGGTGCGCGACTGGTACTCGGGCACGACCGCGGTCATCAAGGACGGCAAGGTGCAGTTCCCGGTGGCAGCGCCGGTCGCCCTGATCGCCCAGGACTGA
- a CDS encoding alpha-D-glucose phosphate-specific phosphoglucomutase: MTIQTVPTTPFAGQRPGTSGLRKKVLEFQQAGYLENFVEAIFLTLGEGPGRTLVVGGDGRYFNREAIQTILRMAAAHGIARCLVGRGGILSTPAVSCVIRKHGAFGGIVLSASHNPGGPEGDFGIKYNIENGGPAPEKITEAIFAHTQALSSYRISDASAVDLDQPGRTRLENMVVEVIDPVADYSELMARLFDFGAIRALFAQGFRMRFDAMHAVSGPYAKAIIEGMLGAPAGTVVNCDPLEDFGGGHPDPNPVNAADLIAHMNGPDAPDFGAASDGDGDRNMIVGRGLAVTPSDSLAIIAANATVAPGYAKGIAGIARSMPTSQAADRVAESLGISCFETPTGWKYFGNLMDANLVTLCGEESYGTGSQHIREKDGLWAVLFWLNLLAVRGKSVNEIVREHWARFGRNYYSRHDYEAVDAAAADALMAALREKLPELAGQTLGAFRVAEADDFTYHDPVDGSVATRQGIRIIMADGSRIVFRLSGTGTEGATIRLYLERYEADPARHELDTQQALLELIAIADSVAQLRQRTGREHPTVIT; encoded by the coding sequence ATGACCATCCAGACCGTCCCGACCACGCCGTTCGCCGGACAGCGGCCCGGCACCTCGGGCCTGCGCAAGAAGGTGCTTGAATTCCAGCAAGCCGGCTACCTCGAGAATTTTGTCGAAGCGATCTTCCTGACCCTGGGCGAAGGCCCGGGGCGCACCCTGGTCGTCGGCGGCGACGGCCGCTATTTCAACCGCGAAGCGATCCAGACCATCCTGCGCATGGCGGCCGCCCACGGCATCGCCCGTTGCCTGGTGGGGCGCGGCGGCATCCTGTCCACGCCGGCGGTCAGTTGCGTGATCCGCAAGCACGGGGCTTTTGGAGGCATCGTGCTCTCGGCCAGCCACAATCCGGGCGGCCCGGAGGGTGACTTCGGTATCAAGTACAACATCGAGAACGGCGGCCCGGCGCCCGAGAAGATCACCGAGGCGATCTTCGCCCACACCCAGGCATTGAGCTCCTACCGCATCAGCGACGCCAGCGCGGTCGACCTCGACCAGCCGGGACGCACCCGCCTGGAAAACATGGTGGTCGAGGTCATTGACCCGGTGGCCGACTACAGCGAACTGATGGCGCGCCTGTTCGACTTCGGCGCGATCCGCGCGCTGTTCGCCCAGGGTTTTCGCATGCGTTTCGACGCCATGCACGCGGTCTCCGGCCCCTATGCGAAAGCCATCATCGAGGGCATGCTGGGCGCGCCCGCGGGCACCGTGGTCAACTGCGACCCGCTGGAAGACTTCGGCGGCGGCCATCCCGACCCGAACCCGGTCAACGCGGCCGACCTGATCGCCCACATGAACGGCCCCGATGCGCCGGACTTCGGCGCGGCCTCGGACGGCGACGGCGACCGCAACATGATCGTCGGACGCGGCCTGGCGGTGACGCCCTCGGACAGCCTGGCCATCATCGCCGCCAACGCCACCGTGGCGCCGGGCTACGCCAAGGGCATCGCCGGCATCGCGCGCTCGATGCCCACCTCGCAGGCGGCCGACCGCGTGGCGGAAAGCCTGGGCATCTCCTGCTTCGAGACTCCGACCGGCTGGAAGTACTTCGGCAACCTGATGGACGCCAACCTGGTGACGCTGTGCGGCGAAGAGAGCTACGGCACCGGTTCGCAGCACATCCGCGAGAAGGACGGGCTGTGGGCCGTGCTGTTCTGGCTGAACCTGCTGGCTGTTCGCGGCAAGTCCGTGAACGAGATCGTGCGCGAACACTGGGCGCGCTTCGGCCGCAACTACTATTCGCGCCACGACTACGAGGCGGTCGACGCCGCCGCGGCCGACGCCCTGATGGCGGCGCTGCGCGAGAAACTGCCCGAGCTGGCCGGCCAGACGCTGGGAGCTTTTCGGGTGGCCGAGGCCGACGATTTCACCTACCACGACCCGGTCGACGGCTCGGTGGCGACGCGCCAGGGCATCCGCATCATCATGGCGGACGGCTCGCGCATCGTATTTCGCCTGTCCGGGACCGGCACCGAAGGCGCGACCATCCGCCTCTACCTCGAGCGCTATGAGGCCGATCCCGCACGCCACGAGCTCGACACCCAGCAGGCGCTGCTTGAGCTGATCGCCATCGCCGACAGCGTGGCGCAGCTGCGCCAGCGCACCGGCCGGGAGCATCCGACCGTGATTACCTAG
- a CDS encoding MFS transporter: protein MDMQTAAIKPRLSFWQLWNMSFGFFGIQFGFALQNANTSRIFSTLGADPDNLALYWLAAPVTGLLVQPIIGYLSDNTWHPTWGRRRPFFFIGAVLAAIALFLMPNSSALWMAVAVLWMMDAAINVSMEPFRAFVGDKLDASQQTAGYAMQTFFIGCGAVIASLLPVFFESMGVSNEAVGGTIPETVRYSFYAGGAIFFLAVLWTVVSADELPPPDMDAFNAERKHARSFGVAIKEILGGFGKMPKTMVQLAFVQFFTWIALFAMWIYTGSAIADNVWGTTDAQSSSFQAAGSFVGVMFAVYSGVSALAAFLLPVFARATSRKTVHATCLAIGGISLASIVLITDKNMLMLPMIGVGLAWASILTMPYAILAGSLPAKRMGYFMGLFNFFVVIPQIVSGLLLGGVTKHFFGGHTVMTVALGGASMLLAALLTLFVTDRAAPVKAAI from the coding sequence ATGGATATGCAAACCGCGGCCATCAAGCCGCGCCTGTCGTTCTGGCAGCTCTGGAACATGAGCTTCGGCTTCTTCGGCATCCAGTTCGGCTTCGCACTGCAGAACGCCAACACCAGCCGCATCTTTTCGACGCTGGGCGCCGACCCCGACAACCTGGCCCTGTACTGGCTGGCCGCGCCGGTCACCGGCCTGCTGGTGCAGCCGATCATCGGCTACCTGAGCGACAACACCTGGCACCCGACATGGGGACGACGCCGCCCGTTCTTCTTCATCGGCGCCGTGCTGGCCGCGATCGCGCTGTTCCTGATGCCGAATTCGTCCGCGCTGTGGATGGCCGTGGCCGTGCTGTGGATGATGGATGCCGCCATCAACGTCTCGATGGAGCCGTTCCGCGCTTTTGTTGGCGACAAGCTGGACGCCTCGCAGCAGACCGCGGGCTATGCGATGCAGACCTTCTTCATCGGCTGCGGCGCGGTGATCGCCTCCCTGCTGCCGGTGTTCTTCGAATCGATGGGCGTGTCCAACGAAGCGGTGGGCGGCACCATTCCCGAGACCGTGCGGTATTCCTTCTATGCCGGCGGCGCGATCTTCTTCCTGGCCGTGCTGTGGACCGTGGTGAGCGCCGACGAACTGCCGCCGCCCGACATGGACGCCTTCAACGCCGAGCGCAAGCATGCGCGCAGCTTCGGCGTCGCCATCAAGGAAATCCTCGGCGGCTTCGGCAAGATGCCCAAGACCATGGTGCAGCTGGCCTTCGTGCAGTTCTTCACCTGGATCGCACTGTTCGCGATGTGGATCTATACCGGCTCGGCGATCGCCGACAACGTCTGGGGCACCACCGACGCGCAATCCTCGAGCTTCCAGGCCGCCGGCAGCTTTGTCGGCGTGATGTTCGCGGTCTACAGCGGCGTGTCGGCGCTGGCCGCCTTCCTGCTGCCGGTGTTCGCGCGCGCCACCAGCCGCAAGACCGTGCACGCGACCTGCCTGGCGATCGGCGGCATCAGCCTGGCCAGCATCGTCCTGATCACCGACAAGAATATGCTGATGCTGCCGATGATCGGCGTCGGCCTGGCCTGGGCCTCGATCCTGACCATGCCCTACGCGATCCTGGCGGGCTCGCTGCCGGCCAAGCGCATGGGTTACTTCATGGGCCTGTTCAACTTCTTCGTCGTGATCCCGCAGATCGTCAGCGGCCTGTTGCTGGGCGGCGTGACCAAGCACTTCTTCGGCGGCCACACCGTCATGACGGTGGCGCTGGGCGGCGCCAGCATGCTGCTCGCGGCCCTGCTGACCCTGTTCGTGACCGACCGCGCAGCCCCGGTCAAGGCCGCGATCTGA
- a CDS encoding alpha/beta hydrolase: MPSLRPTLLPLLLALACGAPAHAADQPADGAKASTASSGVRLLGEPLAMPGLERKRQLRIYLPPGYATSNKRYPVLYMHDGQNLFDNATAYADEWKVDETLDALAREGKLEMIVVGIDNGQDKRMTELNAWDNAQFGKGEGQAYTDFIVKTVKPMIDRQYRTLAGRAHTAIMGSSMGGLASHYALVQYPQVFSKAGVFSPAYWTAQPSFDFVAAKPVPKDARVFLLMGEKEGPQMNADVKRMAQVMKQTGHPAANTVLKLVPGAEHNEAFWAGELREALLWMFK, translated from the coding sequence ATGCCCTCGTTGCGCCCCACCCTTCTTCCCCTCCTGCTGGCCCTTGCGTGCGGCGCTCCCGCCCATGCCGCCGACCAGCCCGCCGATGGCGCCAAAGCCTCGACCGCGTCGTCCGGCGTGCGCCTGCTGGGCGAACCGCTGGCGATGCCGGGGCTGGAGCGCAAGCGCCAGCTGCGCATCTACCTGCCGCCGGGCTATGCCACCTCGAACAAGCGCTATCCGGTGCTGTACATGCACGACGGGCAGAACCTGTTCGACAATGCCACCGCCTACGCCGACGAGTGGAAAGTGGACGAGACCCTGGACGCGCTGGCCCGGGAAGGCAAGCTGGAAATGATCGTGGTCGGCATCGACAACGGCCAGGACAAGCGCATGACGGAGCTGAACGCCTGGGACAACGCGCAGTTCGGCAAGGGCGAAGGCCAGGCCTACACCGACTTCATCGTCAAGACCGTCAAGCCGATGATCGACAGGCAGTACCGCACCCTGGCCGGACGCGCGCATACCGCGATCATGGGCAGCTCGATGGGCGGACTGGCTTCGCACTACGCGCTGGTGCAGTATCCGCAGGTGTTCAGCAAGGCGGGCGTGTTCTCGCCGGCCTACTGGACGGCGCAGCCCTCCTTCGATTTCGTGGCCGCCAAGCCGGTGCCGAAGGATGCGCGCGTGTTCCTGCTGATGGGCGAAAAGGAAGGGCCGCAGATGAATGCGGACGTCAAGCGCATGGCGCAAGTGATGAAGCAGACCGGGCACCCGGCGGCCAACACGGTGCTCAAGCTGGTGCCGGGGGCGGAGCACAACGAGGCGTTCTGGGCGGGGGAGTTGCGCGAGGCGCTGCTGTGGATGTTCAAGTAG